A window of the Candidatus Liberibacter solanacearum CLso-ZC1 genome harbors these coding sequences:
- the recG gene encoding ATP-dependent DNA helicase RecG produces the protein MRPSLLNPLFAPLSSLRGVGEKNVLLFSKIIDFGNANESRFIDLLFYYPSSFIDRRYHPKISEISEERVVTITGHIASLPSVRSPKKIPYQILLNDGTGEISLLFFHKKTEWLKNIFFKGRKITVTGQIKKFKNRLTMIHPHYFFYDSQDVILPLIEPIYSLPTGLSADFFKKIVDEALSRLPTLPEWLENDLLQEKSFPSMKEAFKIIHNPRDVKDFEWTSPARERLAYDEFLAGQIALLLVRKKFKEELGIPIQVEGKIAQKIVQSLPFSPTKSQNLAIRDILQDMSQKNRMLRILQGDVGSGKTLVALIAMATAVEAGGQAVIMAPIGILAQQHYEFIKKYTQDSQIGIEIITGNMPKSQRKIALKRIANGQAQIIIGTHALFQDSIQYHKLILIVVDEQHRFGVQQRLKLTQKGNSPHVLLMTATPIPRTLILTAFGDINVSKITEKPAGRKPIKTVIIPISRINEVVERLKVVVSENKKAYWICPQIEEKEESHFCSVIERFKSLQEQFGSDIAIIHGRMSDTDKESIMNSFKNGTYKLLIATTVIEVGVDVIDASIIIIEHAEHFGLAQLHQLRGRVGRGEEVSSCILLYHPPLSRVSYTRLSILRNTEDGFLIAEEDLKQRGEGEILGIKQSGMPKFLIAQPELHSTLLEIARKDAINIIKQDPNLTSVRGRSLRILLYLYRYNEAFQFIKAG, from the coding sequence ATGCGCCCTTCCTTACTCAATCCTCTTTTTGCCCCTTTATCGTCTCTTCGTGGCGTCGGGGAAAAAAATGTTTTGCTTTTTTCCAAAATTATAGATTTTGGAAATGCGAATGAATCCCGTTTCATAGACCTTTTATTTTATTATCCTTCATCCTTTATTGATCGTAGATACCATCCAAAAATTTCAGAAATTTCAGAAGAAAGAGTTGTAACGATAACTGGTCATATCGCCTCTCTCCCCTCTGTAAGATCCCCTAAAAAAATACCTTATCAAATTCTACTAAATGATGGAACTGGTGAAATAAGCTTATTATTTTTTCACAAAAAAACCGAGTGGTTGAAAAATATTTTTTTTAAAGGAAGGAAAATTACGGTTACAGGACAAATAAAAAAATTCAAAAACCGCCTCACCATGATTCATCCTCATTATTTTTTTTACGATTCTCAAGATGTAATATTACCTCTTATTGAACCAATTTATTCTCTTCCCACGGGCTTATCAGCCGATTTTTTTAAAAAAATTGTAGACGAAGCACTATCACGATTACCAACATTACCTGAGTGGTTAGAAAACGATTTATTACAAGAAAAATCCTTTCCTTCCATGAAAGAAGCATTCAAAATTATTCACAATCCTCGTGATGTAAAAGATTTTGAATGGACATCTCCTGCAAGAGAAAGATTAGCTTATGATGAATTTTTAGCTGGACAAATTGCGTTGTTACTGGTTCGAAAGAAATTCAAAGAAGAATTAGGAATTCCAATCCAAGTTGAAGGAAAAATAGCTCAAAAAATTGTACAAAGCCTTCCTTTTTCTCCAACAAAAAGTCAAAACCTCGCCATCAGAGATATTCTCCAAGATATGTCGCAAAAAAATAGAATGCTTCGTATTCTACAAGGAGACGTAGGGTCTGGAAAAACACTCGTTGCTTTAATTGCCATGGCAACAGCAGTAGAAGCGGGAGGACAAGCTGTTATCATGGCTCCTATCGGTATTTTAGCGCAACAACACTATGAATTCATCAAAAAATACACGCAAGATTCTCAAATTGGTATCGAAATTATTACAGGGAATATGCCCAAATCACAAAGAAAAATAGCCTTAAAACGTATTGCCAATGGTCAAGCACAAATTATCATTGGCACTCACGCCCTTTTTCAAGATTCCATTCAATATCATAAACTCATTTTAATTGTTGTAGATGAACAACATCGTTTTGGAGTTCAACAACGTCTTAAATTGACTCAAAAAGGCAATTCTCCTCATGTCTTATTGATGACAGCAACTCCTATTCCTCGCACACTTATTCTCACCGCTTTTGGTGACATTAATGTTTCCAAAATAACGGAAAAACCTGCAGGCAGAAAACCTATTAAAACCGTTATTATTCCTATTAGTAGAATAAATGAAGTTGTTGAAAGACTGAAAGTAGTTGTGTCCGAAAATAAAAAAGCCTATTGGATTTGTCCTCAAATCGAAGAAAAAGAAGAATCGCATTTTTGTTCAGTGATAGAACGCTTTAAAAGCCTGCAAGAACAGTTTGGATCAGATATCGCTATCATTCACGGACGCATGTCTGATACTGACAAGGAATCAATCATGAATTCTTTTAAAAATGGAACATATAAATTGTTAATTGCAACAACCGTTATTGAAGTCGGAGTAGATGTTATTGATGCTTCTATTATAATAATAGAACATGCAGAACATTTTGGACTTGCGCAACTCCATCAATTAAGAGGAAGGGTTGGGCGTGGCGAAGAAGTATCAAGTTGTATTTTACTATACCACCCTCCTCTAAGTAGAGTTAGTTATACAAGATTATCTATACTCAGAAATACAGAAGATGGGTTTCTTATTGCTGAAGAAGATTTAAAGCAACGTGGAGAAGGAGAAATTCTTGGCATAAAGCAATCTGGAATGCCAAAATTTCTCATTGCTCAACCTGAATTACATAGTACACTATTAGAAATAGCACGCAAAGATGCCATCAATATTATCAAACAAGATCCAAATCTGACCAGTGTTCGAGGACGATCTCTACGCATACTTTTATACCTCTATCGATATAATGAAGCATTTCAATTTATTAAAGCAGGATAA
- a CDS encoding succinate dehydrogenase assembly factor 2, translating to MRKIMNVHCRRIVYRCWHRGTREMDFILGSFVDQFILDLSPIELDMLESIIEEDDSNLFKWFTGIEKVPEHLCTPIFKKICDYYSINLNHKNILGSLQ from the coding sequence ATGAGAAAAATTATGAATGTTCATTGTCGAAGAATTGTATACCGTTGTTGGCACAGGGGTACACGTGAAATGGATTTTATTCTAGGATCATTCGTCGATCAATTTATTTTAGATCTGAGTCCAATCGAATTGGATATGCTCGAATCTATTATAGAAGAAGATGATTCCAATCTTTTTAAATGGTTCACAGGAATAGAAAAAGTGCCAGAACATCTTTGTACACCTATTTTTAAAAAGATCTGTGATTATTATTCAATCAATTTAAATCATAAAAATATTCTAGGAAGTCTACAATGA
- the mfd gene encoding transcription-repair coupling factor, whose product MIFGDYINKINEKPCKKITLSQVFPGTEPFVLAEIARSGLSLVYIGSDERALVNIKKTLAFIVPDIDVIIFPAWDCLPYDRISASPRVVTDRLACFSHLISCNPSKKTSIILTTVSAVMCRSVNFMSIKDCKFSIQSKDQISMAKVIEKLEKNGFQRVNTVYKVGEYAVRGGILDVYGPSEKYPVRLDFFGDTIESLRLFDYASQRTIREISTFTINTLSEVVLTSENISLFRKNYLLNFGAATQKDLLYVTVSQGNRYPGMEHWLPFFYQKMETIFSYLADFCIVTDSAVKDTAHKRSQLIQDYYEARCQHSSDKKNYSIYKPILPEKLYLTYQQFEAMLESSNKLIQMTPFSQQETSHSCVVCLNVRPGKSWVPSAVQKIESQENWESMNRFDRFLSYVAQQFQKGKKAFIAASSKGALQHLIHLMESDGLNKIKKIDCFNEIHSLAKEEIAAAVLPIDQGFETGNMILVTEKDLLGKRIIRRTVRKSSLANSFFESSNIEEGSIIVHAEHGIGRFIRLSSIEVSGTSHDCLELHYADNAKLFVPVENIDLISQYSTENETIMLDKLGGSSWQSRKSNLKKRLEDLAQKLVDIAAKRLIHNVPALTVSQDLYSQFVKKFPHVETEDQEKAVDAVIQDFTSGHLMDRLICGDVGFGKTEIALRAAFIAVMNGLQVAVIAPTTLLVRQHFRLFSERFQDFPVRIVSVSRFVKPKEVALHKKAIAEGQVDIVIGTHALLDPKITFSNLGLIIVDEEQHFGVKHKEALKETHTGVHVLTLSATPIPRTLQLAITGVRELSLISMPPINRIACRTSISIFDPLLIRETLMREYYRGGQSFYVCPRLLDLDKCYDFLQSEVPELKVAMAHGQMSPKNLEETMNGFYERKYDILLSTSIVESGLDLPNANTIIIQRADMFGLAQLYQLRGRVGRSKISSFALFLLPENKPLTSSAQKRLRILQSLNTLGAGFQLASHDLDIRGTGNLLGEEQSGHIKEVGFELYQKMLGETVASIKGKRELVDSDWSPQIMIEASVMIPDSYVSDVNLRLSLYRRLGNITDHTDINRFKEEMVDRFGSLPIEVVHLLKVLFLKLLCRIANIEKMDIGPKGIIVQFRNKKFHNPEKLLQYIMQQKGKIIIRPDQSLFFDCLLPTINKRFIEAKHILSQLIKLIDVDIQKCDKNDSASLKVK is encoded by the coding sequence ATGATTTTTGGGGATTATATCAATAAAATTAATGAAAAACCCTGCAAAAAAATCACACTTTCTCAAGTTTTTCCTGGTACAGAACCATTCGTTTTAGCAGAAATAGCGCGTTCTGGATTATCTCTTGTTTATATCGGTTCTGATGAACGTGCTTTAGTTAATATCAAGAAAACCCTTGCATTTATTGTCCCTGATATTGATGTTATTATTTTTCCAGCTTGGGATTGCCTTCCATATGATCGTATATCAGCTTCTCCTCGTGTTGTAACAGATCGTCTTGCTTGTTTTTCACATTTGATTTCTTGTAATCCATCTAAAAAAACAAGCATTATACTTACAACAGTGAGTGCGGTGATGTGCCGTTCTGTCAATTTTATGTCGATAAAAGATTGTAAGTTTTCAATACAATCTAAAGATCAGATTAGTATGGCAAAGGTTATAGAAAAATTAGAAAAAAACGGTTTTCAACGGGTCAATACGGTGTATAAAGTAGGTGAATATGCTGTACGCGGAGGTATTCTTGATGTCTATGGACCTTCTGAAAAATATCCTGTTCGTTTAGACTTTTTCGGAGATACGATAGAAAGCCTTCGTCTTTTTGATTATGCTAGCCAGCGTACGATCAGAGAAATTTCTACTTTTACAATTAATACTTTGAGTGAGGTTGTTTTAACCTCTGAAAATATCAGTCTTTTTCGTAAAAATTATCTTTTAAATTTTGGTGCAGCAACGCAAAAAGATTTACTCTATGTTACTGTTTCTCAAGGCAATCGATATCCAGGAATGGAGCATTGGTTGCCTTTTTTCTATCAAAAGATGGAAACAATTTTTTCATACTTAGCTGACTTTTGTATAGTGACAGATTCTGCTGTCAAGGATACAGCGCACAAACGTTCTCAATTGATTCAAGATTATTATGAGGCTAGATGTCAGCATTCTTCCGACAAAAAAAATTATTCTATTTACAAGCCCATTTTACCAGAAAAACTTTATCTTACTTATCAGCAATTTGAGGCAATGCTAGAAAGTTCTAATAAATTAATTCAGATGACTCCCTTTAGCCAACAGGAAACCTCTCATAGTTGTGTTGTGTGTTTGAATGTACGTCCGGGAAAATCTTGGGTACCATCAGCTGTGCAAAAAATTGAATCGCAAGAAAATTGGGAATCAATGAATAGATTTGATCGATTTCTTAGCTATGTTGCTCAGCAATTTCAAAAAGGAAAAAAAGCCTTCATTGCTGCATCCTCCAAAGGGGCATTACAACATTTAATACACCTGATGGAAAGTGATGGCTTAAATAAAATAAAAAAGATCGATTGTTTCAACGAAATACATTCTCTGGCTAAAGAAGAAATAGCAGCAGCAGTCCTGCCTATTGATCAAGGATTTGAAACAGGAAATATGATCCTTGTTACTGAAAAAGATCTTTTAGGAAAAAGAATTATACGTCGTACTGTTCGCAAAAGTTCTCTAGCTAATTCTTTTTTTGAATCTTCAAATATAGAAGAAGGTTCTATTATTGTTCATGCGGAGCATGGAATAGGTCGTTTTATACGTTTAAGTAGTATTGAGGTTTCTGGAACATCACATGATTGCCTCGAATTGCATTATGCTGATAATGCTAAATTATTTGTGCCTGTAGAAAACATTGATTTGATCTCTCAGTATAGCACAGAAAATGAGACGATTATGCTGGATAAGTTGGGAGGATCTTCTTGGCAATCACGCAAATCTAATTTAAAAAAGCGTCTTGAAGATTTGGCACAAAAACTTGTTGATATTGCAGCTAAAAGATTGATTCACAATGTGCCTGCCCTGACAGTTTCGCAAGATCTTTATAGCCAATTTGTCAAAAAATTTCCTCATGTAGAAACTGAAGATCAAGAAAAAGCCGTTGATGCTGTGATTCAAGATTTTACTAGTGGTCATCTTATGGATAGATTAATTTGCGGTGATGTAGGATTTGGGAAAACAGAGATTGCATTGCGTGCTGCTTTTATTGCAGTCATGAATGGATTACAAGTAGCAGTTATTGCCCCTACAACGCTTCTGGTACGACAGCACTTTCGTTTGTTTTCGGAACGTTTTCAAGATTTCCCGGTGCGGATAGTGAGTGTTTCACGTTTTGTCAAACCAAAAGAAGTGGCTCTTCATAAAAAAGCCATTGCAGAAGGTCAGGTAGATATTGTGATTGGAACTCACGCTTTGTTGGATCCAAAAATTACTTTTTCCAATCTCGGATTAATTATTGTTGATGAAGAACAGCATTTTGGTGTCAAACATAAGGAAGCATTAAAGGAAACCCATACTGGCGTACATGTATTAACTCTTTCTGCGACACCTATCCCGCGTACTTTACAACTAGCAATAACAGGCGTACGAGAATTGTCATTGATTAGTATGCCGCCGATTAATCGTATTGCTTGTCGAACTTCTATTTCAATCTTTGATCCGTTATTGATTCGGGAAACCTTAATGCGTGAATATTATCGGGGTGGTCAAAGTTTTTATGTATGTCCCCGTTTGTTAGATTTAGATAAATGTTATGATTTTTTGCAATCAGAAGTTCCAGAGCTTAAAGTTGCGATGGCACATGGACAAATGTCTCCTAAAAATCTTGAAGAAACAATGAATGGCTTCTATGAGAGGAAATATGATATTTTGCTTTCTACCTCTATTGTTGAATCTGGATTAGATTTGCCAAATGCCAATACAATTATTATTCAACGAGCTGATATGTTTGGCTTAGCTCAGTTATATCAATTGCGTGGACGAGTTGGTCGATCAAAAATTTCATCATTTGCTTTGTTTTTGCTTCCAGAAAACAAACCTTTAACTTCTTCTGCTCAAAAACGTTTGAGAATTTTACAGTCCTTGAATACTTTAGGGGCAGGTTTCCAGCTTGCTAGTCATGATCTTGATATTCGTGGTACAGGAAATCTTTTAGGAGAAGAGCAATCCGGACATATTAAGGAAGTAGGTTTTGAACTATATCAAAAAATGCTAGGAGAAACTGTTGCGTCGATTAAAGGAAAAAGAGAATTAGTCGATAGTGATTGGTCTCCGCAAATCATGATAGAAGCATCGGTCATGATTCCTGATAGTTATGTCTCTGATGTTAATTTACGTCTTTCTTTATATCGTCGTCTTGGAAATATTACAGATCATACTGATATTAATCGTTTTAAAGAAGAAATGGTTGATCGTTTTGGTTCATTGCCTATAGAGGTCGTTCATCTCTTAAAAGTACTATTTCTTAAATTGCTTTGTCGAATAGCCAATATAGAAAAGATGGATATAGGTCCAAAAGGTATTATCGTACAGTTCCGTAATAAAAAATTTCATAATCCAGAAAAACTTTTACAGTATATTATGCAACAAAAAGGGAAGATCATTATTCGTCCTGATCAGAGTCTTTTTTTTGATTGTTTATTACCAACTATCAATAAGCGATTTATAGAGGCAAAACATATTCTTAGTCAGTTGA